TGCTGCACTGTGTAGGTCCCCACCAGACCCCCgcagagggacagggacaggatCCTTACCCAGGGGTCGGCGATACGGTCACACAGGATCACTCGCCCATTGTCCAGGGCTGTGGCGAGCGGCTGACACGAAGCCACATCCTCCCTCAGCTGGAACAAGAAGTGGAGACACAGCATAAACCCGCTCCTGGCTTGGGGGGGGATGCATTTTGCTGCCTCAGCTCAGCAAGGGGCTTGCATGCAGCATCCATGGGGGCTCCCAGCCCCAAAGAATCTCCCTGCGGCAAAGACGAGCACCTACCATCTGCCCAACCCAGTTCAGGTACTGTGCGAGGTACCGCAGCTCCTTCCTCGTGAAGCAGCCGATCTCCTGGGCAGAAGGGAAGGCAACATGGAGGGCAAGCGCTGggcttcccagcccagctccagccagctctgggctAATGTCAGGCTTGGAAACGAGGGCTGGAAGCTTCAGGTGCCCTTCCCCTCTGGTGGTGCCCTGTTCTCATTCTTTTGTTCTGGCTGTGGGGAATTTTGTAACCCCTGAGGGCTAATCCAGCCCCAGCTCACCTGCCGGAGGATCTGCTGGGCTTGCACAGGCAGCCGGGCTTCCACTGAGGCCATGGTGGCCAATGTCGTCTTCACCCGCTCCTGGGGAAGCACAGGGAGGACAGAGCATCCTTAGAGCACTGAGCAGCAGGATGGTTGCCCCGGGGATGCCAGGGACAGTGTGCAGGACCATGCGCATGCCTGACTTCGAATGGGATCTGATTGCCAGAGGGCAGGGAAAGAGGGATCTGTCCCAAGCAAAGGAACCCCATCACAGGGAGCGGGTGAGATCAAACACCGTGGGACGGCTCTGCTGGGGACACTGAAATGCAGTGAGTGCTGCAGGAGGATTTCTGATTTGCAGCAGCAAATCTAATAACTAAAGGAGATTGATTCTCCCAGGATGGCATTTTtcctggctctgccatcacCCTGTAACTGGCTTTTTCGGACGCTGGCAGGTGGGACCCATAGGGCACAACATATTTTTCAGAGCTAGAAGAAATGACACAAGTACCTGGAGGTGCGGCGCCAAGCGGGAGAGGAACTGGACACTTTCCCCCAGCTTTGCCTGCGGGACAGGGAGGTGAGAAGGGTGCAAAAGCCCCATTGACCCTTTCATGCGGACACTGCTGGACAAATGCCAGAAGCACCGCAAGCCACCAGCCCAGCATGGACTCACCACCAAAGCCTCCTGCGACTGCACCGTGGAGTTTTGCATCTGCCACAGAGCCCGGGCCTCAGCAGCCAGCCGCCCTGCCACCGTGCTGTTCctctgcagggggacagcgggGTGAGGACAGCCCTGTGGGCACACAGGCAGCCCCCACCGCCCGCCCCACGGCTcacctgcattttctgcagcCCCTCAAGGCTCCTCGCCAAGCCAGGGAGGCTGGTCTGGACCACGGGGTTTTTCATCTGGGGGAAGATGGAGTTGGTGGCTGCCCAAAATCCAACCCTGGAAGCTGGCCCCAGCACGGCTGGGCTGCATCCTGCCCTCCGCAGTGGGAACTAGCTCTCTGCAAGCATCCTCTCACCTCCTCCTGGAAGCGCCCATAGTCCACCTCATCCAGGCCACTGCGAGCAAATGTCTCCAGGTCCTGCCTGCCCTCACTGCGGAGGAGCCGCACGTCACCCAAGCGCGCCGTGAAGTCACTCAGGCGTTTTTGGAAATCGGCTGTGTACTGTGGAGGCGAGATGGGGGGATGCTGCGTCGTTGTGGCCAGGCACTTCCATCCCAGTAACCCCAGTAAAGCGTGTGCATCCCTGTGGCGTTACCAGAAGCTCTGGCAGAAGCCAGCCCTCACCTTGGGGGGTTTTAGGTGCTCATCCAGATCGTAGGACCTGTCAAGATGCAGCACCTCCCACAGCCCCGCACCACTCTTGCACTCCCTAGAAGGCAAAAGGATGTTGGCAGTGTGACCCCAGATTAGCTCTCCAATGCAAAAGTGCAGAGGGGGGCTCCTGTGGCACCCACCGGTATGCAGCGCTGAGGTTGGAGTCCCTCCTGAGGTTGAGCTGACGGCTGAGGTTCATGGATGGAGGCAGGTTCCCAGGGGTGTCAATGAACTGGGTCAAACCAGAGGGAGAAGAGGGTCAGCGTGAGGCACAGGCATTCCCAGCAACGATTTGGGGGTGCTCTACCCTCGCAGGTGCGTCCTGGGGTACCGCATCCCAGCCAGAGCTAATCTTGTCTTTGTTTGTATGATCCCCGTTGCAGAGCCTTGCCAGGCAGGATTCAGAGGGAAAGCTGCGGACAGCCCCGTGCAGGGACCTGCCTGCGTGTGTGCAGCCACGGGATGAGCCCTGATGCCATTTGCACCCTGCTCTCAGCCCATCGCAGCGTGATgctggccctgagcaccccaGGGATCCCCAAACACCGGAGGACTCCTGCAGGTAGGAGCATCGTTGCCTCGAGTGACTTAACAGCACCGGGGCAATTCCCCACTGCTGATGCAAATCCAAGGACTTAATCCTAAACTTTTGGTTCAGGATGGGGCTTTTCCGGACCTTTAGAGGGAGGACACAGAGCGTTTGGAGGCATTTTGCTGCACACAAGCAGAGATTCATGGGGCAATGGGTGGATGCATGGCCACCTACCTTATAAATCTCCTGGTTGACCCAATTCCTGCAAACCAGCGTCTGGATGTTGCCCCCAACCAGGAAGGTGGCAAAAACCAGGAGGATGAGGAGCCAGGAGAACAGGAAAGCCAGGCCCACACCACTGAAAGGGGGAGAGGacgtggtggtggtggctttgCAGACCCGAGCAGGCAGAAGGGCTTGTGGGGACCTGCTGGAacagctgcagccctgcggTTCCCTCCTGCGCCCGGGCATGCCGGGCTGCCTGGGAAGGGCCTGCAGGAGTGGGGTGTGCCGGGCAGCGGGACAGGGGCGCAGGAGCTGCCAGATAGCAGGGAGGAGCAGTGTCTCCCAAACCTGCCGGCACAGGCGGTGGCTTCAAAAGCCTTTccacccagccagctcccagtCCCTCCCTTGGCTTTGCGCCTCTGATTTTTGAGGGTGGGGGATGTGTGAGATGGCaacagcccccccagcacccagagaGATGCTTACAGCAGGAGAAACTTGGCACCAGCCTCTCCTCGGCACTCGTAGTCACTTGGGTCCTCCCGCTTGGAGAGCCCATATGCCCCCAGGGCCATCCCTGTCACGTTGCAGGCGAGGATGAGGAGGATGATGGAGCACAGCACCGTACCCGCAATCCACCtggaggaaagagcagcagggcacagcctcGAGATACAGGGCTGATGCGCTAACTATGGCTTGGGGGGGCCCAACACACATCTCTGCTGCACCCCCTGCAACCCTTCATGCTCCCTGGTGTCACCTGTACTGCTCGAAGCGTTCCACCTCCCGGAGGTACGGCTGGCTTCTGTCCTCCACCTTCACCAGGGCTTCGCTGACAGGCCGGGTGTAGTCGGGCAGGGGGAAGCCATCAGCGATGGACTGCACCTTCTCCGTCATGCGGGCCATCTCATCCCGCAGATCTGCGGGGCCAAGCCCATGCTGGAGGGGCGGATGGCCCCGCATCCCACCCTGTGTCCCCAAACAGGGATTCACCCCATAGACGGTGTCCCCGCTTGGTCCAACCATCCCACTCACCCTGGATGACCTGCGCCATCCTCTCCACAGCCAGCTCCGGGATGGAGTTGAAGGTACCGTTGCCCTGTGAGGAAAGAGGGGGAGCTGAGCAGCTTGGCCAGAGCCATGTGCCGGCACCGGACTCCCCTGCTTCACCGCAGTTCCCCCAACCTGGTGAATCATCTCCGCAAAGTTGCTTCGGGGCAGACCGGCCAGCGCCTTCAAAACCTTCTCCACCGATGGCACCTTGGAAGAAGCAACCCATGAGCCTTGGGGCTACCGGaatgggggggggagggcaccAGCACCCTGTCCCACCTTGCCGTAGTCAGCACCCAGCTCCAGGCTCTGCGCCCTGCCCAGGACGCTGGCGCAGGAGGTGCAGCGCGGGTCATCCAGCAACGCAACCACCCGCTGATGCCGTTCCCGCAGCACTGGCTCCAGCTCAGCCCGCGCTGCCGCCAGCGCCCGCACCGTCTTGTCGAGAATCTGTAAATGGTGCAGCGAGGTCTGTAGGTCTTAAAGAGAAAGCCCAGGGCTAGTTCACGTTGCTCTGCTCAGCTGCCCCGGCTCTCCAGCGAGGCTTCGGCACTGGCCCCGGGGAGAGCTGCGCCCAGCCGTACCTCCAGCCctgtcctgcagctctgccagtgccGTGTAGGTCATCGCCTTCAGCTGCGCGTGGATGGAGAGCCCCACGCTCCGGCTGAGCCCTGCAAGGCATCGGGCATCCCATCAGCACCTCAGCCCAGCGGGAAGCTCGGGATGGGGCCTGCCAGTGCACAGCGCAGTGCTTACCACCCAGATCAGAGATGATATGCTGTCGGGGAACCTCGAACTGGTGTACCACCATCTGCACCCCCTGCCAGGAGAGAGGAGCCGGTCGGCCGGTGGTAGCAGCCGCCGGGAGGGGAGGAAGCCTCACATTGccattcaaaatacatttttaatgcagcCACGCCAGCTCCTCTCACCTCCCAAACTATTCCATGAGGGAGACGCAGCCATCCCTGGGCTGCACCCCGCTCCAGGGGGGGAAGGCCCTCGGGGACCCACCTGGGGGACATTGTCAATGTGCTGCCGCAGCGTGCGCAGGGTGGTcggcacagcccccagccccagctccagctgccactTCACCCGCTGGCTGGTGACAAAAGCACAGACGACGCTGGTCCTACCAGGGATGAGCAGACGGTGAGGGGCTGCCCGGCAAAGCCTCCCAGCCCTGTAGGACACGGTTCCCCCCACCCAAGGTGAGGGGGCTGTTTCTTTGGGGTACTTTGGGGGACTCACAGGATGATGAGGGAAGTGAGGGACAGGCAGGCTAGCAGGCAGTGGCGGCGGCAGCCCAGCGAACGCCGGTGGGCACGCAGGCGGCCCCCACACCGCCGGCGGCTCCGGCAGTAACAGAAGCACATCCCGGCCACCGGCATGGCCACGGTGAAGAGCAGAGCCACTGCGGCGCAGACAACATAGCCCAGCTCATACTGCACCACCTATGCGACGGGAGAGCCCGGTCGGCACTGGTGCAACCAGCTTGGGGCACTCTGTTTGCCCAGGTGCCGTCCCTGTGGGATTCTCCCACCccacgtcccagctcacctgCGACATCCGCACAGAGCTGGGGTCATTCAGGGCTGTcctgagcagctctgcaaaagAAACCATGGCCCTGGTAAAAGATGTCCCACCCAATGCACCCCCAaccttctgcaggcagcaggaccagGATGGAAGCAGCATCGTCCTCCATGAAGCAGCTCAGCCACCCTGGAGCAGCTCTGGACACGGGGATTGCAGCCAGCAAAACCCTGGCAGTCCCAGCACCTGCGGTGGAGGGGTCCCAGCTCCCCGGCTCAGGACTCACCTGTGGGCAGGGGGTTTTGCTGGATGAGATCCAGGCAGCGCCGGACGAGGCCGTAGAGGGGATCGAGCGAGCTGGGTACCCGGTGCAGTGCTGGCACCCGAATCTCGGCGTGCATGTCGGTGAAGCGAAGGACGTTGCCGGGGCTGGCAAGATGACATTGCTGGGCACCGGCAGGACGCAGCAGTGCCCAAGCCAGCAGCAACCCAGCCGCCTGCATGGCTTTGGTGGTGAGGAGAGAGCCAGGGGGGCTCCGTCAGCCTGCAAGCGGGCAGAGGGACATGCCCGGCCCCAGATGGCTCTCTCCGGCTCGGCTCTCTGCTCCAGGAAACCTGCCTGACGGGTCAGCCACTGTGCAAAGCCCAGACGCTGCCGTGGCTTGTTCCCCCAACAGGATCCCTGGGGCGGCTGGGCTTGGCAGGGCTGCGTGGAGGCGTCTCCCAAACCATCCCAGGCCTGTTTCGCAACCCTCAGCATCCCTGAGTCACCGCCGTGGGATCCCCACAGTCAAGGCCATTCCCAAAACGGGTGGCAAAGCCTCCCCGGGATTTTGGGGAGAGGGTCTGGTCGCGGTGAGGTCCCTCTCCTCAGGCTGGAAGGTTCTTGTCCCCTTTGCAGCCACCTTGGGAGGAGGGATCTGGGATTTGGGCATCacttgggggggtgggaaagcTCTTGCGGGTGGGTCCACATCTGTGGACGGGGTCCCTGCGGGGCACAGTCCCCTTCTGCAATGCCCAAGATTGGGGGTTAGTAACAGGCTGGGAAGAAGACGGGAAAACAGGGAGGAACACAGGGAGAAGGACGGTGAGCTCCAGCTGCTTGCCAGCCAAGTGTGAGCTGAGTTTTCCAGGCTCAGTGATCCCGGCCTCACACCCCGAGGGGGCTGCGGCTCCTTCCCAGGGCTAGATCCTGCTTGCCGGCATGGGCCAAGTGCTAATTACAGGCTTGGCTGGGAACAAAGGAGGTTCAACCTGATTTCCCCGGTGCGGGGGGAGCAGCCCCCATGTGCCCAGACGGCCGCGGGGCACCCTGAGAGCTGGGCCCCCTGCTCGGCTGGGCGAGTCGAGCCGGCCTTTCCCCACCGCCTCCGTCCTTCCAGCGTCGATGCTAATCCCTGCGGTTCTCCTCCCTCTGGAAAAGGGGCTTTTCTCCCAGCTGGAGATGCTGGCAGTGTTATTCCAGGCTGGGCACAGGGtgctgctccccaccacccTCCTGGGAGTGGGATGCCACGGACTGGAAAATCCTGCCCTGGCTCGGCTGAGTCCCCATCCCGGGACAAAACTCCCCGGGCCAGGAAAGCGCGGAGGCTGAAGGGCAATTACGTGCCCAgaacatatatatgtatatatacgtGCATGTGGTGAAGCCACTCGCACTGGTACTGGGGCGGTGACTGCGGTGCCAGTGACGATTTCCTGTCCCCGTACTGGTTTTCCATCCCTGCACTGGTTTTCCAACCCCATCCTGGTTTTCCACCCCCATCCTGGTTTTCCATCCACACCCTGCTTTTCCATCTGCATCCTGCTTTTCCATCCTCGTCTTGCTTTTCCATATCCATCCTGGTTTTCCATCTCCATCCTGGTTTTCCATCCCCGCACTGGTTTTCCATCCCCATCTAGGTTTCcccatgctgcttttccatCCCCATACTagttttccctcccccttctgGTTTTCCATCCCCGCACTGGTTTTCCATCCCTATCCTGATTTTCCATCCCCATGCTGGTTTCCTATGCCAACAATTTCCCATCacaaaaatgataatttttttatggGGAGGTGACTTTTGCATCCGAGGGGAAGCAGTGGGGCCAGCATCGGTGACCGCATGCCGCTGCCGCGTATGCTGCCCCTTCCAGCCGCAGCGGTGGGGATGAGGTGGTCCCGGGGGGCACTGGGGCTGTTTTTGTCCTCCCCCGTTCTGCCCTAAGGGGCAACTGCTGCTGCCAACCGTGGTGTGACCATCCCAGTACTCTGTGGCCATGACTGGGAGTCCACGGGGTGGCCCTTAAGGGGGGTCCCCAGTGGTACTTGTGGGGTGGGGGATGCTGGTACTGGGGGTGGTGGTACTGGGGATGGGGGAGTGATGCCAGTACCAGGGATGCTGGTACCAGCACGGGGTGGGGCTGCTGGTACTGGTGGTACTGGTACCAAGCCAGGTGTGCTGGTATCAGTGCTGGTGCAGGGAGTGCCTGCCAGTCCTGGGGCTGTGatggtggtgctgggctgaaCCAGTGTGCTGGTGCTAGTGCAGTAatgctggtgctggggaagtGATGGTGGTACTGGGGCAGTGATGCTGATACTGGGTTAGTGATGCTGGTACTGGGGCAGTGGTGCTGGTACTGGGGTGGTGATGGCAGTGCTGAAGCGGTGCTGGTGGTACTGGGGTGGTGatggaggtgctggggcagtGATGGTTGTACTGGGGCAGTgatgctggtgctggggcaCTGATGTTGGTACTGGGCAGGTGATGCCAGTACTGGGGTGGTGATGCTGGTTCTGGGGAAATGATGGCAATgctggggcagtgctggtggTACTGGGGTGGTGATGCTGGGACtggggtggtgctggtggtAATGGGGTGGTGATGCTGGCACTAGGGCAGTGCTGGTGGTACTGGGGCAGTGATGCCGGTGCtggggtggtgctggtggtACTGGTGGTACTGGGGCAGTG
Above is a genomic segment from Falco biarmicus isolate bFalBia1 chromosome 18, bFalBia1.pri, whole genome shotgun sequence containing:
- the PROM2 gene encoding prominin-2, with product MQAAGLLLAWALLRPAGAQQCHLASPGNVLRFTDMHAEIRVPALHRVPSSLDPLYGLVRRCLDLIQQNPLPTELLRTALNDPSSVRMSQVVQYELGYVVCAAVALLFTVAMPVAGMCFCYCRSRRRCGGRLRAHRRSLGCRRHCLLACLSLTSLIILTSVVCAFVTSQRVKWQLELGLGAVPTTLRTLRQHIDNVPQGVQMVVHQFEVPRQHIISDLGGLSRSVGLSIHAQLKAMTYTALAELQDRAGDLQTSLHHLQILDKTVRALAAARAELEPVLRERHQRVVALLDDPRCTSCASVLGRAQSLELGADYGKVPSVEKVLKALAGLPRSNFAEMIHQGNGTFNSIPELAVERMAQVIQDLRDEMARMTEKVQSIADGFPLPDYTRPVSEALVKVEDRSQPYLREVERFEQYRWIAGTVLCSIILLILACNVTGMALGAYGLSKREDPSDYECRGEAGAKFLLLGVGLAFLFSWLLILLVFATFLVGGNIQTLVCRNWVNQEIYKFIDTPGNLPPSMNLSRQLNLRRDSNLSAAYRECKSGAGLWEVLHLDRSYDLDEHLKPPKYTADFQKRLSDFTARLGDVRLLRSEGRQDLETFARSGLDEVDYGRFQEEMKNPVVQTSLPGLARSLEGLQKMQRNSTVAGRLAAEARALWQMQNSTVQSQEALVAKLGESVQFLSRLAPHLQERVKTTLATMASVEARLPVQAQQILRQEIGCFTRKELRYLAQYLNWVGQMLREDVASCQPLATALDNGRVILCDRIADPWNAFWFSLGCCTFFLIPNIIFAIRLTKHFRPIRNRLISTGSEETCPFHIPRVTALKL